Within the Buteo buteo chromosome 2, bButBut1.hap1.1, whole genome shotgun sequence genome, the region GCGCCCTCGGAGAGGTGCCGCTCGGGAGCGGACGTCCCGGCACAGATGGAAGTGGAGACCTGTTGGGTGGCCTCGGAGGAGGTCTCCTCGGTGGTGGTCTGCTTGGTGGCGGTGGTCTGCTTGGTGGTATTACTGGTGGTTTGCTGGGCGGCGGTGGTggagggctgctgggggggctgacTGGTGGTCTGCTTGGTGGAGGGGGCGATGCCGGCGGTGACTTGCCAGGTGGAGGGGGTGGTGGAGGCGCTTACGGGGGGGAGCCCAAAAACTCTCCCAGAGGCTGGCCGGCAGCTGGTGGCGATGTCCCCAGGGGTGGCATCCCTGCGGGGGTTGCTGGAGGAGCGCTGGGACAAGGAGGTCTGCTCGGCAGCGGAGGTGTCCTCAGCACGGCAGGGATCCTCCGTGGCCCCGGTGGTGTTCTTGGCAGAGGAGGGCTTCTGGGCAACGGAGGGCTGCTGGGAGGCGGTGGCCTGCTCGGCGTCCTTGGCGAAGGCGGCTTGCTCAGCACCATCCAGGGGCTCACTGGGTAAGGACAGCACCCTCCGGTCTCCTTGCAGGGGGGCAACTTCAGTGCTGTTTGCGGGGGAGCAATGGTGATGCTTCGGTAGATGCTCAGGTCTGGTTTGCAGCTGGTGCTTTGAGATAAATGCTGCCTGGAAGCCCTGCCAGGGTTGCATCGCTGGCTGCAAAAGAGCCTCTTGAACTACACAAGTTAAAGGAATCGGTAGTTGAAAGGCGCTTGCCCCTAGAGGGTGCATCGGACCACGCGTCAGCTCTGGGCAGCCAGTGCCACCGCTGCCAATGCTCACTTGTCTGCAGCCGTCCCATTTTCACTCTTATTTAAAGCCCAGCACCAAGCAGAAGCACAAGCAATAATAAGGCAACTAGAGCAAAGCTTCtgataaaactggaaaaataactaaaacaggaaaataactgAGAAAACTTGGTGTCTTCTGCCATTTCTGGTCTAAATGGCCTCTGACTCACCCACCCCTTGAGCAGTGGGTTTGTGCGAGCGGTAGAACCCaggtgggggggtgctgggctcAGAGCTCACTCGTGGTgtcccctccctgtccctgcaggcTGAGGATCGTGGAGCTGACGCTCCCCAGGGTGTCCCTGCGGCTCCTGCCTGGCATTGGCGTCCACCTCAACCTCTACACCCGGGTGGCCCTCAACGCCAAGAGGTAGGTCGgactggtgctgctggtggcagtgcCAGCCGTGCCCTAGGCTCGCTGGAAGCACTGCCACGAGGGGTGTCTCCGGGGGGACACACTGCTCCTGTTCTGCGGGAAGAGGCTGCTCCTCTGAAGGTTGCTCCCTTCCGCTTGCACAGCCTCCTGGGTTTGCTTGACATCGCAGTGGAAGTCAACATCACATCAAGGGTCAGGCTAACCATGGATGGCACGGGCTACCCCAAACTGGTGACAGAAAGATGCAATACCCTCCTTGGTGGCATTAAAGTCAGACTCCTGAGAGGGTGAGTGATGGAGgtttccttctctgccagcGTGAGCCACCTCACCATCGGGCTTTGCTGGCCCCAGCCTGCACCCGCAGAACGGCAAATGCACGAGGGCATTTCCCCATTGCATGTCTCAATCCTGCGGGTGACCGTGACACTGGCAGCCGCTGTCCCCGCAGGTGACAGTCGCTCACTGGCCATGGCACGGGGCTGAGCAAAGGGCTTCTGGCAGTGGTGGTCCCTGGGTGCCCCTCATGCAGCTGCAGTAAATGAACATGTTGTCCCAGAGGGCTGCACGACCCCACAGTGGTCCTGGAGGGACATTTCTGTCCCATGTGCCACATTCACAGGTCAATTTAACTGACATTGCACGGGGTCTTCTGAGACATAAGTACGTGGTATGTAAATCATAGAAACCACTTGGGCTGAGGTTGTTTCTGCTCATTTAAGGAGACTATACACTAGTAGATAAAAGACAGCACTAAATTTCCCACTGGCTATTTTGGGATGCAAATTACACTTATCTCATGCAAAATCCAAGCATACACAATTCACTTTGCTGTTGCAATTGCCTTGCTCCGGGAGGTCTGCGCTCTACACTATTCACAGGGAATTGTTTAACAAGACCCATTTACtttgcagcaggtttttttcatggtgctcctttatttttccacagCCTGCTCCCAATTGTGGATAATTTATTGGCAAGTGTCCTGAACAGACTTCTTCCTAATCTGGTAAGTCGGAAGAAAAACTCCATCCCGGAAAGGAGCGATGAGTCTGAAAAGCTGCGGTGCAGCTCCCCGCAGCATCGCTTGTGTCCAGGAGCACCGCTGctgtcccagggctgctgcGTCCACCTGCCCACTCAGTAGTTTGGGATTAGCAGGGGACACGTGCCATGTCTCCACCTGCTTGGGAGaagctgctccctcctcccaaaTGCAAAATCAGCAAGCCCAGTGCAGGTCCGCCCAAGCGCCTGGGAGTTTCTAATGATGCTCTGGACTGTGTTATGGGCTAATTgaatctctccttcctcctgaaAGCCGGGGTCTGTCCAGCCATCCCACATGGTCTCCTGGGACCCAGTCCTAACCCTGCTTCTCTGATGATGGGCAAGGTGCCCAGGGCCAGATCCAGAGCTGGTGCAGCCTCAGCAGCACCACGGAGTGACCAGCGGGGACTGCCCTCCCACGCGCCCGGAGCTCCCATCCCCAGGGAAAGCGAGGCAGAGCCGAGCTGGGCTGCGCGTCCTTGTCTGGCTCTGAACGCAGGTTACCCACTGTCCTTCCCTGACTCTTGCAGCTCTGCCCGGTGGTCGACATCGCCCTGGGACTCGTCAACGACCAGCTGGGTCTTGTGAACTGTAAGTACTTGGTGGGTCCCACGCCTTGCCCCTCGTGtcacctctgctctgccagtgtGAGGACGGTGACgctttcccctctgctgctgcacccCAGGTGGGAACAGTGTCCCCCCCGCACTTCACCCCGCAGACCCCAGATCTGCCCCATACAGGGAGCGGGGACCCCCGGCAGCTCCCTGCCCAgaccccctcacccccaggcagcagccagggagCAGTGCCCCAGCACGCTGCAGGATGCGCTCCTCTCCCCACTTCTCgtctttctctgtctctaaTGATGGACAGAAAGACCCCTGGGTGCATAAAGGTGGCATTGGTGGGGGCTGTGAGCTGTCCCCCCCATTTGCAGCAGCGGCACGCACTGCTCGTCTCCTGCGGCATTACCGCTCAGCGCAGAGCACTCGGAGCCGGGGCCGAGTGGCTGCCCTGAGTCCACCTGCAAGccagggctcttctggaagaaaaagagctgctgggcaggggagggggtaTTTGCACCCGATCCCAGCAGGGAATCGCTgactcccttcctctccccccagcACTGGTGCCCCTGGGTTTGCTGGGCAGTATCCAGTACACCGTGTCCAGCCTTCCCCTGGTAACCGGCCAGTTCCTTGAGGTAGACTTGAACGTAAGTCCTGCATCTTCTCCTTCCATCTATGTACAAGGGTTGGGATATTTCACTTGGGTTTGGGAAGGTCTCCTTGGGCCACCTACACCTGAGCAGTAGGCTCCAAGGAGGCTGTGGAAAGTTCCAGGAGGTCCCGGCTCGGtgccctgctcttgctgctgccaCGGTCACGGGAGAGTGCAGCGGGGTTTGCATTTCATGAACTTCTGGAGGAGGAAGTGTCACGGGGCCTGACTTGGCGTGGTCGTGCGTGCAGCGATTTCACACTGAAGGAACATGAAGCTAAccataaaagcaaatattgcaAACATTTTGGCCTGTGCTTCCTTCCCCTGTAACTCCAGACTGTTGTCGGGACAGCGGCAGGAGGCTTGGTGGACTATCCGCTGGGAAAGCCAGAAACTGTCCCCACACCACCACGGGTCCCCATGCCACCCCTGCCACCCATGGCAGACACCAGCTCCTCACAGCTGGGCCTTTCTGTGAACTTCCTCGGCTCGGTGCTCTCTGTCCTGCAGAAGGAGGGTGCCCTGGACCTGGACATCTCCACCGGCATGGTGAGTGGGGAGCACTGCCTGCCTCTGGGTTTGGAAGGACTCGGGGCTGTCGGCCACGCAGCGTGCAGGCTGGTCCCACCGTGTGATGCTTTAGCACCTCCGTACCATCTACCAGGGTCTCTGCTATCTTAGGTGAAAAAATGAGAGTGAGAGACCATGTGGTAAAAGGCTCATTACCGGTGAAAGCAGATTCTGCTGAAAACCACCACGCACAGAGGCagcatttctctcttctctgtcaCAGTTTCCTGAGCTCCCACCGCTAACGACCTCGACCCTTGGAGCCCTGGTTCCTGCGGTGAGTCCTGGTTCCCCCTTGCACTGCAAGGAACCCGGCCAGAGAAGCAGCGTCCAGAGGTTGGGGAGGTCTCCCCGTCCCTTCCTCCTCCGAGGCACCATCCCAGACATCCCAGGGAGGTGAACGAGCTCTGACTCGGATCCAAAACTGGAAACCGCAGCAGGGCCAGAGCTCCGTTTGTCACCCCATCCTCTGCAGCTTTCTCGGGTCACAGATGAGCCTTGCAGCTGCCCCGTCCGCCTGGATGCGGGGCTGTCTGTGCTCCCCCAGCCAGGACGAGATGCTCTCAGTGGGACTCGGGGCATCCACGGGGCTGAGCTCACGGCTAGCTTGACTTCACTTCAGCTAGTTGAGATATAGACTTGTTGGGCTGGAGGAAATCAGCACCAGATGTGCCCCCTGAGAGCAGCACTGTGCAAATGCTGCGTGTGGTTCCTGGTTACAGCCACCAGAAACTTTCCATTTTTGGATGTTGACAGATTTTCAAGGCATACCCTGAGTCATGTgaactgctgctgaaaattGCAGTCCCTGAAGCACCGGTGGTgaccttaaagaaaaacaaaggtgtGATCCAGCTCACCGCTACAGCAGAGGTGGTGGTAATCCACCCACGTGATGTCCAGAAGTCTCTCTGCCTTCTGAATATTGTATGTA harbors:
- the LOC142037781 gene encoding BPI fold-containing family B member 4-like; protein product: MAHGQAAQLEEEAVPIANKPMHQDVSNTFYLTKVLSVENTRTKAPLWSGADVERHVPPDRGSSEAEEIRSAGKWLAAAGTGPASTHSSPSRAEDTMPPVLGIALLYALLTPSLSQPKDAVLRLSKGVLSDALTGSLRQGNALQGALGEVPLGSGRPGTDGSGDLLGGLGGGLLGGALGQGGLLGSGGVLSTAGILRGPGGVLGRGGLLGNGGLLGGGGLLGVLGEGGLLSTIQGLTGLRIVELTLPRVSLRLLPGIGVHLNLYTRVALNAKSLLGLLDIAVEVNITSRVRLTMDGTGYPKLVTERCNTLLGGIKVRLLRGLLPIVDNLLASVLNRLLPNLLCPVVDIALGLVNDQLGLVNSLVPLGLLGSIQYTVSSLPLVTGQFLEVDLNTVVGTAAGGLVDYPLGKPETVPTPPRVPMPPLPPMADTSSSQLGLSVNFLGSVLSVLQKEGALDLDISTGMFPELPPLTTSTLGALVPAIFKAYPESCELLLKIAVPEAPVVTLKKNKGVIQLTATAEVVVIHPRDVQKSLCLLNIDTSLLAWFSVEDNKLKIGVSLEKADLSLVSSSIGGFDVSRLEMLVGQIFDVAFLPAMNSVLGAGVPLPRLLNIDFTNADVDVIEDLIVLSA